A stretch of the uncultured Cohaesibacter sp. genome encodes the following:
- a CDS encoding helix-turn-helix domain-containing protein, with protein sequence MSEERIIKMSSHRMASGNVASRSSYPAETENKGIMSSDQSRHKTFPAHGIIFFEGDPATNIYEVADGSVMLYKLLPDGRRQVVEILGPGDLFGVPAGEVYDTSAETLTETLVHMVSRKEADNSSSIQEHMKKCLVTQVQSLHEHAVLLGRKSAHERVASFLMRFVPHRGDFACVGPQGSDCDESVVTLHMTRQEIADYLGLTIETVSRVLSDMKRRKVITMEKQDRIRVMNVCGLCHLTGKY encoded by the coding sequence ATGTCGGAAGAACGTATTATCAAAATGTCGAGCCACCGTATGGCCAGCGGCAACGTGGCTTCTCGTTCTTCCTATCCTGCGGAGACGGAAAACAAAGGCATCATGTCCAGCGATCAAAGCAGACACAAGACATTCCCTGCCCATGGCATCATTTTCTTTGAGGGCGATCCAGCCACCAATATATATGAAGTCGCCGACGGGTCTGTGATGCTGTACAAGCTGTTGCCAGATGGCCGGCGGCAGGTGGTGGAAATCCTCGGACCCGGCGACCTGTTCGGTGTTCCGGCTGGCGAAGTCTATGATACATCAGCAGAAACGCTGACCGAAACCCTCGTGCATATGGTATCCCGCAAGGAGGCAGACAATTCCTCCTCCATTCAGGAACATATGAAAAAGTGCCTCGTCACTCAGGTCCAGAGTCTACATGAGCATGCGGTCCTTTTGGGGCGGAAATCAGCCCATGAGAGGGTCGCTTCCTTCCTGATGCGCTTTGTACCCCATCGCGGTGACTTTGCCTGCGTCGGACCACAGGGTAGCGACTGCGACGAAAGCGTCGTCACCCTGCATATGACCCGTCAGGAAATCGCCGATTATCTCGGCTTGACCATCGAAACTGTCAGCCGTGTTCTCTCGGACATGAAGCGCCGCAAGGTGATTACGATGGAAAAGCAGGACCGGATTCGGGTGATGAATGTTTGCGGCCTCTGCCATCTCACGGGCAAATATTAG
- a CDS encoding response regulator, whose product MTTDLHPSIHIVDDDPAVRDALSVLFELEGYQVQTFSNGEDFLSGLRDSVPSIILMDVHMPGRSGLEVMEELAARHIAAPVLIISGQGDIPMAVAAIKQGAHDFIEKPFDGTEVVNRIEKILATVNKTPDAGQSALANWSFPHAESLTPRERDVLLQITQGASNKEAGQHLAISPRTIEVHRARIMEKLKARNTADLVRIVLTGR is encoded by the coding sequence ATGACAACTGATCTGCACCCTTCTATTCATATCGTCGATGATGATCCAGCCGTCCGGGACGCCTTGTCCGTGCTGTTCGAGCTGGAAGGCTATCAGGTTCAAACCTTTTCCAATGGTGAGGATTTCCTGTCCGGTCTGCGCGATTCTGTGCCGTCCATCATCCTGATGGATGTTCACATGCCCGGCCGCTCCGGCCTTGAGGTCATGGAAGAGCTGGCAGCCCGCCACATTGCGGCTCCCGTTCTTATCATTTCCGGTCAGGGTGACATTCCAATGGCTGTCGCTGCCATCAAGCAGGGCGCTCATGACTTTATCGAGAAGCCATTTGACGGCACCGAAGTGGTCAACCGGATCGAGAAGATTCTGGCAACGGTCAACAAGACACCGGATGCTGGGCAGTCTGCCTTGGCAAACTGGAGCTTCCCGCATGCGGAAAGCCTGACCCCGCGCGAACGCGATGTCCTGTTGCAGATCACCCAGGGTGCGTCCAACAAGGAAGCCGGACAGCATCTGGCAATTTCGCCGCGCACGATCGAAGTGCATCGCGCCCGCATCATGGAAAAACTCAAAGCTCGCAACACTGCGGATCTTGTCCGCATCGTTCTGACCGGCCGTTGA
- a CDS encoding PAS domain S-box protein yields MDAKVTINGPKRMDETSPKRQAPPFRPLEQIDARLMSLLDMAADSICLMDAHSRILLFNKASEKLFGYKSEEVVGKSVDILMPMKYARHHDAWVDRYLRTGEHSIIGIGREVQGRHKDGSTFPFDLSVGVTETEDGKQFIGVLRDLRPRKEDEQRLRSLQTELNQMTRINAMDEMGATVAHELNQPLTAIILYLQAIERKLNASPCAQQLDQEDLDKLTELCGKARQEAQRSSSLLNRIRSIIEKKEPERSNCNIVEIIQRAHQLALVGFAATDVHVNLTATDDIPLVAVDPVQIEQIFLNLMRNAFQAMRDQDQRDINITVSVPSGQEEKRKRVMVRFKDTGPGIPDSHRDTLFKAFDSERRNGMGLGLAIARSIAQNHGGSLDLAPTDINQPGACFILTLPIASPLSNRSSDETDATGMEDDWQSDSALTTSNTPE; encoded by the coding sequence ATGGATGCAAAGGTAACCATCAACGGCCCCAAGCGAATGGACGAAACCTCGCCTAAAAGACAGGCGCCGCCGTTTCGTCCGCTTGAACAGATCGACGCCCGCCTGATGTCTCTGCTTGACATGGCGGCCGACAGCATCTGTCTGATGGATGCCCATTCCCGTATTCTGCTGTTCAACAAGGCATCTGAAAAGCTGTTCGGCTACAAATCCGAGGAGGTCGTCGGCAAGAGCGTCGATATCCTGATGCCGATGAAATATGCCCGTCACCATGATGCCTGGGTGGACCGTTACCTGCGCACCGGGGAGCATTCGATCATCGGCATTGGTCGCGAAGTGCAGGGCCGCCACAAGGACGGCTCCACCTTCCCGTTCGACTTGTCGGTCGGGGTGACCGAGACTGAAGACGGCAAACAGTTTATCGGTGTGCTGCGCGATCTGCGCCCACGAAAAGAGGACGAGCAGCGCCTGCGCAGCCTGCAGACCGAACTCAACCAGATGACCCGGATCAATGCGATGGACGAGATGGGCGCCACCGTTGCCCACGAACTCAACCAGCCGCTGACCGCGATCATTCTCTATTTGCAGGCGATCGAGCGCAAATTGAACGCCAGTCCCTGCGCCCAGCAACTTGACCAGGAAGATCTGGACAAGCTGACCGAGTTGTGTGGCAAAGCCCGTCAGGAAGCCCAGCGTTCCTCGTCTCTGTTGAACAGAATTCGGTCCATCATAGAAAAAAAGGAGCCCGAGCGCAGCAATTGCAACATTGTTGAGATCATTCAACGTGCGCATCAACTGGCGCTTGTCGGCTTTGCCGCAACGGACGTGCATGTCAATCTAACGGCCACAGATGACATCCCTCTGGTTGCGGTTGATCCTGTTCAGATCGAGCAGATTTTCCTCAACCTGATGCGCAATGCCTTCCAGGCCATGCGGGATCAGGATCAGCGGGACATCAACATCACGGTTTCGGTTCCTTCCGGTCAGGAAGAGAAGCGAAAGCGCGTTATGGTTCGCTTCAAGGATACCGGTCCGGGCATACCCGACTCCCATCGGGATACATTGTTCAAGGCCTTTGACTCCGAACGGCGCAATGGAATGGGGCTGGGGCTCGCCATTGCACGGTCCATCGCTCAAAATCATGGTGGTAGCCTCGACTTGGCACCTACCGATATCAACCAGCCGGGGGCCTGTTTCATCCTGACCCTGCCCATCGCATCCCCACTGTCAAACAGGTCATCGGACGAAACCGATGCCACCGGCATGGAGGATGATTGGCAGAGTGACAGCGCACTTACGACATCAAACACGCCCGAATAA
- a CDS encoding pyridoxal phosphate-dependent aminotransferase — MQSSINSSLRAEAIDAPASQIIEIIKYADGKDDVTPLWAGQGVLPTPDFICDAATRSLAAGETFYTYQRGIPELREAIARYHERLYGRSFDPERFFVVGSGMQAIQMAVRMVAGPGDEVVLPTPAWPNLSAAVGIASAKAVEVPMQFRPEGWHLDLDALFGACTDRTRAIFINSPSNPTGWVADEDELRAILAFAREKGLWIIADEIYTRFYYGEGRDTAPSFYEIMNEDDRILFVNSFSKNWAMTGWRVGWISAPPEMGDIVENLIQYSTSGVAVFMQRAAIAALEGGEDFVNQQIEQARMGRSKLLDAFAGNNQLRFAAPTGSFYFFFGLADEPDAWPLTKQLVDEAKVGLAPGFAFGQSGCAFMRLCFATTSEQMDRAVMRLNHWLSAKETPQDRAFNLEQA, encoded by the coding sequence ATGCAGTCCAGCATCAATTCCAGTTTGCGCGCAGAGGCGATTGACGCTCCAGCCAGCCAGATCATCGAAATCATCAAATATGCCGACGGTAAGGACGACGTCACGCCCTTGTGGGCAGGGCAGGGCGTTTTGCCGACCCCCGATTTCATTTGTGATGCGGCCACCCGTTCCCTCGCGGCCGGCGAGACCTTCTATACCTATCAGCGCGGCATCCCCGAACTGCGTGAAGCCATCGCCCGATATCACGAACGCCTCTATGGACGCAGCTTTGATCCTGAGCGTTTCTTTGTTGTCGGCTCGGGCATGCAAGCCATTCAGATGGCGGTGCGCATGGTGGCCGGTCCCGGCGACGAAGTCGTCCTGCCAACACCAGCCTGGCCGAACCTGTCCGCAGCGGTTGGCATTGCCAGCGCCAAAGCGGTTGAAGTTCCGATGCAATTCCGGCCTGAAGGGTGGCATCTTGATCTTGACGCCCTGTTTGGTGCCTGCACAGACCGCACGCGAGCCATTTTCATCAACTCGCCGAGCAATCCAACCGGTTGGGTAGCCGATGAAGACGAGCTCCGCGCGATCCTTGCCTTCGCTCGCGAGAAAGGCCTCTGGATCATTGCCGACGAGATCTATACCCGCTTCTATTATGGCGAAGGCCGCGACACTGCTCCGTCTTTCTACGAAATCATGAACGAGGATGACCGGATTCTGTTCGTCAACAGCTTCTCGAAGAACTGGGCGATGACCGGCTGGCGCGTTGGCTGGATTTCCGCTCCCCCTGAAATGGGAGATATCGTCGAGAATCTCATTCAATATTCCACCTCCGGTGTCGCCGTCTTTATGCAGCGCGCAGCCATTGCCGCGCTCGAAGGGGGGGAGGATTTTGTTAACCAGCAGATCGAACAGGCCCGGATGGGCCGGTCCAAATTGCTGGATGCCTTTGCGGGCAACAACCAGCTGCGCTTCGCGGCGCCAACAGGCAGCTTTTATTTCTTCTTCGGACTTGCAGACGAGCCAGATGCATGGCCTCTGACCAAACAGTTGGTCGACGAGGCCAAAGTGGGTTTGGCGCCCGGTTTTGCGTTTGGTCAAAGCGGATGCGCATTTATGCGACTATGTTTTGCAACAACTTCCGAGCAGATGGATCGTGCGGTAATGCGCTTGAATCATTGGCTTTCAGCCAAAGAAACGCCGCAGGACCGTGCTTTTAATTTGGAACAGGCCTGA
- a CDS encoding PAS domain-containing hybrid sensor histidine kinase/response regulator — translation MLQGWMVVLTTLLYIGLLFAIASYGDYRARRNPGRERNPNLYALSLAVYCTSWTFFGSVGLAKSSGLDFLTVYVGPIILFTLGFPLVWRIIRLSKAERITSIADFLGARYGKNQLVAAVATVITVVGTMPYIALQLKAVATSVATLMEHLNIAFPNGNLPVLADIAFFVAIAMAVFAILFGTRHADATEHQDGLILAVATESVVKLIAFLTVGTFITFWIFDGPADLFSRADDAGISFLGPQGGPDAINWIVMIVLSTGAALLLPRQFHVAVVENTSERSLRRATWMFPLYLVLINLFVIPIALAGQLLLGGQVDADSYVLTLPMAHGAETMTLIAFLGGLSAATAMVIVSSVALSIMISNDLVIPLILRRRADQAISSPDMGRTLLNVRRLAILALFTLAYAFYRTAVNNTGLAQIGLIAFAAMAQFLPALIGGLIWKRANSRGAIASLLVGFFIWAYTLLLPMFAQSGLIPTDFLADGPFGISFLKPQALFGTDLPSLLHGVFWSLLFNLIAYTAGSVSRQPEMIERLQANIFVPDELRPPQTRRLFRTMLTAGDLEDMVARYLGAERTLRSFRAHAKERSMPYERNMDVDPHFLRFTEQLLASAIGSASSRLLMSLLLKRQEASPKGTMKLLDDASEALQYNRDLLQTALNHVRQGIAVFDTDLRLTLWNKPFRNLLNIPQEFGQVGTPLQSILHHIADRGDFGEGQSEQLVNDRIDLIVVQQAPYQEQMGGSGRTLSIRADAMPDGGIVITFADVSERVRAERALESANETLERRVRDRTRELMHLNDALRTAKQDAEAANVSKTRFLAAAGHDIMQPMNAARLYTTALVNRLEGMAEKSEDPKVAECAVMAGNIDSSLEAVEDIIGALLDIARLDSGAMKAQLSAFPIDELLERMRIDFEPLAKEKGLDLRTVPCGLHVRSDKHLLRRLLQNLISNAIKYTPEGRVLVGCRRLEGAIEFQVHDTGVGIPEAQREEIFHEFQRLDEGARIAGGLGLGLSIVDRIAKVLDHPIRLISDVGKGSVFAVKLPAFRLLHSARRAEAPASMANQPLSHLSILCIDNEPKIMEGMRAMLEGWGCTVLTAGGIEEAEATLQESDIKPDGILIDYHLDNMLGTDACTELREKFGTDIMASLITADRTAEVREEARSKDMAILNKPVKPAQLRALLNTWNMTAIRKRGQ, via the coding sequence ATGCTCCAAGGCTGGATGGTCGTGCTCACGACCCTGCTCTATATTGGTCTGTTGTTTGCGATTGCCTCATATGGGGATTATCGCGCAAGGCGTAATCCCGGCCGGGAACGCAACCCGAACCTCTATGCCCTGTCGCTGGCGGTCTATTGCACCAGTTGGACTTTCTTTGGCTCGGTAGGGTTGGCTAAATCCAGCGGTCTGGACTTCCTGACGGTCTATGTCGGCCCGATCATCCTGTTTACGCTCGGTTTTCCGCTGGTCTGGCGGATCATCCGCCTGTCAAAAGCCGAACGCATTACCTCAATTGCCGATTTTCTGGGCGCTCGCTATGGCAAGAACCAGCTGGTTGCGGCGGTCGCGACGGTCATCACCGTTGTCGGCACCATGCCCTATATCGCCTTGCAGCTTAAGGCCGTGGCGACTTCGGTCGCCACCCTGATGGAACATCTCAATATCGCCTTTCCCAATGGCAATCTGCCAGTGCTGGCCGACATTGCCTTTTTCGTGGCGATTGCCATGGCGGTGTTTGCCATCCTGTTCGGCACCCGGCATGCGGATGCCACCGAGCATCAGGACGGCCTGATATTGGCAGTGGCGACCGAGAGCGTGGTCAAGTTGATTGCCTTTCTGACGGTTGGCACTTTCATCACCTTCTGGATTTTCGATGGTCCGGCAGATTTGTTCAGCCGGGCAGACGATGCAGGCATTTCTTTCCTTGGGCCTCAGGGCGGACCTGATGCGATCAACTGGATTGTGATGATCGTGCTGTCAACCGGGGCTGCCTTGCTGTTGCCGCGGCAATTTCATGTGGCGGTGGTGGAGAATACCTCTGAACGCTCGTTGCGCCGCGCGACATGGATGTTCCCGCTCTATCTGGTTTTGATCAACCTGTTCGTCATTCCCATTGCGCTGGCCGGGCAATTGCTGCTGGGCGGTCAGGTGGATGCGGACAGCTATGTGCTGACCCTGCCGATGGCGCATGGGGCGGAAACCATGACCTTGATCGCCTTCCTTGGCGGTCTGTCGGCAGCAACCGCGATGGTGATCGTCTCCTCGGTTGCCCTGTCAATCATGATTTCAAACGATCTGGTCATTCCGTTGATCCTGCGCCGCCGTGCAGATCAGGCAATCAGCTCACCCGATATGGGTCGGACTTTGCTGAATGTGCGACGACTGGCCATTCTGGCGCTTTTCACCCTCGCCTATGCCTTTTATCGCACAGCGGTCAACAATACAGGACTGGCGCAAATCGGTTTGATAGCCTTTGCCGCGATGGCCCAGTTCCTGCCTGCACTGATTGGTGGCCTTATTTGGAAGCGGGCCAATTCACGCGGTGCTATTGCCTCACTGCTGGTTGGTTTCTTTATCTGGGCCTATACCCTGTTGCTGCCAATGTTTGCGCAGTCTGGTCTGATCCCGACGGATTTTCTGGCCGATGGACCATTTGGCATCTCCTTCCTCAAGCCACAGGCCTTGTTTGGCACGGATCTTCCCTCCCTGCTGCATGGAGTTTTCTGGAGCCTGCTGTTCAACCTGATCGCCTACACGGCGGGGTCGGTATCCCGGCAACCGGAAATGATCGAGCGGCTGCAGGCCAATATTTTCGTGCCGGACGAATTGCGCCCGCCGCAGACGCGGCGCCTGTTCCGCACCATGCTGACAGCGGGTGATCTGGAAGATATGGTCGCGCGGTATCTGGGTGCAGAGCGCACCTTGCGCAGCTTCCGTGCCCACGCCAAGGAGCGCAGCATGCCTTATGAGCGCAATATGGATGTGGATCCGCACTTCCTGCGCTTTACGGAGCAGTTGCTGGCCAGTGCCATTGGCTCGGCCTCTTCGCGGTTGTTGATGAGCCTTTTGCTCAAGCGTCAGGAAGCGTCGCCCAAGGGCACGATGAAGCTGCTCGATGATGCGTCCGAGGCATTGCAATATAACCGCGATCTGCTGCAAACCGCCCTCAATCATGTGCGGCAGGGCATTGCGGTGTTTGATACCGATTTGCGGCTGACCCTTTGGAACAAGCCTTTTCGCAACCTGCTTAATATCCCGCAGGAATTCGGGCAAGTTGGCACACCGCTGCAATCGATCCTGCATCACATTGCCGATCGAGGCGATTTTGGCGAGGGCCAGTCGGAGCAATTGGTCAATGACCGGATCGATTTGATCGTCGTCCAGCAGGCCCCTTATCAGGAGCAGATGGGGGGCTCGGGACGCACCTTGTCCATTCGCGCCGATGCGATGCCCGATGGGGGCATCGTCATCACCTTTGCAGATGTGTCCGAACGGGTGCGCGCCGAGCGGGCACTGGAAAGCGCCAATGAAACACTCGAACGCCGGGTGCGCGACCGAACCCGCGAATTGATGCACCTGAATGACGCCCTGCGCACTGCCAAGCAGGATGCGGAAGCCGCCAACGTCTCCAAGACCCGTTTTCTGGCCGCCGCGGGCCATGACATCATGCAGCCGATGAATGCAGCCCGGCTTTATACCACTGCGCTGGTCAACCGGCTGGAAGGCATGGCGGAGAAGAGCGAAGACCCCAAGGTGGCGGAATGCGCGGTGATGGCGGGCAATATCGACAGCTCACTTGAGGCGGTCGAGGATATTATCGGCGCCCTGCTCGACATTGCCCGGCTCGATTCCGGTGCCATGAAGGCGCAACTTTCTGCCTTCCCGATTGATGAGTTGCTGGAACGGATGCGGATCGATTTCGAGCCGCTTGCCAAGGAAAAAGGCCTTGATCTGCGGACCGTGCCATGTGGCCTGCATGTGCGTTCGGACAAGCATTTGCTGCGCCGCCTGCTGCAAAATCTCATTTCCAACGCCATCAAATATACGCCTGAAGGCCGGGTTCTGGTCGGTTGCCGCCGTCTGGAAGGCGCCATCGAATTTCAGGTGCATGATACGGGCGTTGGCATTCCCGAAGCGCAACGGGAAGAAATTTTCCATGAATTCCAGCGCCTTGATGAAGGGGCACGGATTGCCGGCGGACTAGGTCTGGGCCTGTCAATCGTTGATCGCATTGCCAAGGTGCTCGACCACCCGATCCGGCTGATCTCGGACGTGGGCAAGGGGTCGGTCTTTGCGGTCAAGCTGCCAGCCTTCCGTCTGTTGCATAGCGCCCGGCGGGCCGAGGCGCCCGCCTCAATGGCCAATCAGCCGCTTAGTCATCTATCCATATTGTGTATCGACAATGAACCGAAAATCATGGAAGGCATGCGGGCGATGCTGGAAGGCTGGGGCTGCACGGTGCTGACAGCAGGTGGCATCGAGGAAGCCGAGGCGACCTTGCAGGAGTCCGACATCAAACCGGATGGCATCCTGATCGATTATCACCTGGACAACATGCTCGGCACCGATGCTTGCACGGAACTAAGAGAGAAATTCGGCACCGATATCATGGCGAGCCTGATCACAGCCGACCGCACCGCAGAGGTGCGCGAAGAGGCCCGCAGCAAAGATATGGCGATCCTCAACAAGCCGGTCAAACCCGCCCAGCTTCGTGCCTTGCTCAACACATGGAACATGACCGCGATCAGAAAACGCGGCCAATAA
- a CDS encoding response regulator transcription factor, whose translation MHQASLNIIIADDHPLFRGALRQTLETIFDQIAIHEAGTLEQVGERLEVSEDIDLVLLDLSMPGVRGFSGLLYLRAQYPAIPVVIVSASEDVPTIRRCMEFGASGFIPKSMSIDAIAQGIRAVLNGETWVPESIDLNAPYSDEITELVERLNTLTPQQVRVLMMLSEGLLNKQIAYELNVSEATVKAHVSAILQKLNVDSRTQAVIAAAKIEAGQWQAIGAKS comes from the coding sequence GTGCATCAGGCATCTCTGAATATCATTATCGCAGATGATCATCCATTGTTCCGGGGCGCGCTGCGCCAGACCTTGGAAACGATCTTCGATCAGATTGCCATTCATGAGGCCGGGACCCTCGAGCAGGTGGGAGAAAGGCTCGAAGTATCCGAAGATATCGATCTTGTCCTGCTGGATCTGTCCATGCCGGGCGTAAGGGGCTTCTCTGGCCTGCTTTATCTTCGTGCGCAATATCCCGCCATTCCGGTGGTCATTGTGTCTGCCAGCGAAGATGTACCAACCATTCGTCGCTGCATGGAATTTGGAGCCTCGGGCTTCATTCCCAAATCCATGTCCATCGATGCCATCGCCCAAGGCATCCGCGCCGTGCTGAATGGCGAGACCTGGGTGCCGGAAAGCATCGATCTCAATGCCCCTTACAGCGATGAAATCACCGAGCTGGTGGAGCGCCTCAACACCCTGACCCCTCAACAGGTGCGCGTGTTGATGATGCTCTCCGAGGGCTTGCTCAACAAGCAGATCGCCTATGAGCTGAATGTCTCGGAAGCCACCGTCAAGGCCCACGTCTCGGCAATCCTGCAAAAGCTCAATGTCGACAGCCGCACCCAAGCGGTCATCGCTGCTGCCAAGATCGAAGCCGGACAATGGCAGGCCATTGGCGCTAAAAGCTGA
- a CDS encoding thioesterase family protein — protein MTRFVTLNQYINTWECDENDHMNVQFYFSMFDDASKLFASSNKMEDAFSKRISRHVRFHSELRSGSQVRILSSLVTPETDTGMPTSGCFVQHVMENITNGLIAASSLDLYEGTAWPSHADHHDKIDDNVLPRALTEEADFLVKSPEDFGETLIGRGIVHPAMCDATGQARDQAYISAASDVGSHAWAQVGMNSNWLKVNGFGRVSIEMRLCVLEGMKAGDQYSIHVAFTSLQPNMFTMRYDFFDIRDGRHIAFVDTAAMVFSVATRRSNQLPDFAKTAIKERLV, from the coding sequence ATGACACGTTTTGTAACGCTGAACCAATATATCAATACATGGGAATGCGATGAAAATGATCATATGAACGTCCAGTTCTATTTCTCGATGTTCGATGATGCGAGCAAGTTGTTTGCGTCCAGCAACAAGATGGAAGACGCCTTCTCGAAGCGTATCTCTCGTCATGTCCGCTTCCATTCAGAATTGCGCAGTGGTTCTCAGGTGCGCATATTGAGTTCGTTGGTCACGCCGGAAACCGATACTGGCATGCCGACAAGTGGCTGCTTCGTGCAGCATGTCATGGAAAATATCACCAATGGGCTGATTGCAGCGTCGTCTCTCGATCTTTATGAAGGCACCGCCTGGCCTAGCCATGCCGACCATCACGACAAAATCGATGACAATGTCCTGCCACGTGCCCTCACCGAAGAGGCCGATTTCCTGGTCAAGTCGCCTGAAGATTTTGGAGAAACGCTGATCGGTCGCGGGATCGTTCATCCGGCAATGTGCGATGCAACCGGTCAAGCCCGGGATCAGGCCTATATCAGTGCCGCATCAGATGTCGGTTCCCACGCTTGGGCACAGGTGGGCATGAACAGCAACTGGTTGAAGGTCAATGGCTTTGGGCGCGTATCGATCGAAATGCGGCTCTGCGTTCTCGAAGGCATGAAGGCGGGGGATCAATATAGCATCCATGTTGCTTTCACCAGCCTGCAGCCAAATATGTTCACCATGCGCTATGACTTTTTCGACATCCGCGATGGTCGCCACATTGCCTTTGTCGACACGGCGGCAATGGTCTTCAGTGTAGCCACCCGGCGCTCGAACCAATTGCCGGACTTTGCCAAAACAGCCATCAAGGAACGGCTGGTTTAG